Proteins encoded within one genomic window of Streptomyces rubradiris:
- the relA gene encoding GTP pyrophosphokinase: protein MPDEAQPLTAAKPEPASAAAAKPAPRASQVKNDTRGAVEHAHSAPVEKSAESVRPKQAPAERPAQPPVVRQPAAQPTRTASSNRVRARLARLGVQRANPYNPVLEPLLRIVRSNDPKIENSTLRQIERAYQVAERWHRGQKRKSGDPYITHPLAVTTILAELGMDPATLMAGLLHDTVEDTEYGLEDLRRDFGDVVALLVDGVTKLDKVKFGEAAQAETVRKMVVAMAKDPRVLVIKLADRLHNMRTMRYLKREKQEKKARETLEIYAPLAHRLGMNTIKWELEDLAFAILYPKMYDEIVRLVAERAPKRDEYLAIVTDEVQSDLRAARIKATVTGRPKHYYSVYQKMIVRGRDFAEIYDLVGIRVLVDTVRDCYAALGTVHARWNPVPGRFKDYIAMPKFNMYQSLHTTVIGPNGKPVELQIRTFDMHRRAEYGIAAHWKYKQEAVAGASKIRTDAPRTSAKDKDAINDMAWLRQLLDWQKETEDPGEFLESLRFDLSRNEVFVFTPKGDVIALPAGATPVDFAYAVHTEVGHRTIGARVNGRLVPLESTLDNGDLVEVFTSKAPGAGPSRDWLGFVKSPRARNKIRAWFSKERRDEAIEQGKDAIVRAMRKQNLPIQRILTGDSLVTLAHEMRYSDISALYAAIGEGHVSAQNIVQKLVQALGGEEAATEEIDETVPPSRGRGRKRRSTADPGVVVKGVDDVWVKLARCCTPVPGDPIIGFVTRGSGVSVHRSDCVNVDSLSREPERILDVEWAPTQSSVFLVAIQVEALDRSRLLSDVTRVLSDQHVNILSAAVQTSRDRVATSRFTFEMGDPKHLGHVLKAVRGVEGVYDVYRVTSGRSRS, encoded by the coding sequence TTGCCAGACGAGGCCCAGCCACTGACCGCCGCCAAGCCCGAGCCCGCCTCGGCCGCCGCGGCGAAGCCCGCGCCGCGCGCTTCCCAGGTGAAGAACGACACCCGCGGGGCGGTGGAGCACGCCCACTCCGCGCCCGTGGAGAAGAGCGCGGAGTCGGTGCGTCCCAAGCAGGCCCCGGCCGAGCGCCCGGCGCAGCCCCCGGTGGTCCGCCAGCCGGCCGCGCAGCCCACCCGCACCGCCTCCTCCAACCGGGTCCGGGCCCGCCTCGCCCGCCTCGGCGTCCAGCGCGCGAACCCCTACAACCCGGTCCTGGAGCCGCTGCTGCGGATAGTGCGCAGCAACGACCCCAAGATCGAGAACTCCACGCTGCGCCAGATCGAGCGCGCCTACCAGGTCGCCGAGCGCTGGCACCGCGGCCAGAAGCGCAAGAGCGGCGACCCGTACATCACGCACCCGCTCGCCGTCACCACCATCCTCGCCGAGCTGGGCATGGACCCGGCCACCCTGATGGCGGGGCTCCTGCACGACACCGTCGAGGACACCGAGTACGGCCTCGAGGACCTGCGCCGCGACTTCGGCGACGTCGTCGCCCTGCTCGTCGACGGCGTGACCAAGCTGGACAAGGTCAAGTTCGGCGAGGCCGCGCAGGCCGAGACCGTGCGCAAGATGGTCGTGGCCATGGCGAAGGACCCGCGGGTCCTGGTCATCAAGCTCGCCGACCGGCTGCACAACATGCGCACCATGCGCTACCTCAAGCGCGAGAAGCAGGAGAAGAAGGCGCGCGAGACGCTGGAGATCTACGCTCCGCTCGCCCACCGCCTCGGCATGAACACCATCAAGTGGGAGCTGGAGGACCTCGCGTTCGCGATCCTCTACCCCAAGATGTACGACGAGATCGTACGACTGGTGGCCGAGCGGGCGCCCAAGCGCGACGAGTACCTGGCCATAGTGACCGACGAGGTCCAGTCCGACCTGCGCGCCGCCCGGATCAAGGCCACCGTCACCGGCCGCCCCAAGCACTACTACAGCGTCTACCAGAAGATGATCGTGCGGGGCCGCGACTTCGCCGAGATCTACGACCTGGTGGGCATCCGCGTCCTCGTCGACACGGTCCGCGACTGCTACGCCGCCCTCGGCACGGTGCACGCGCGATGGAACCCGGTCCCCGGCCGGTTCAAGGACTACATCGCGATGCCCAAGTTCAACATGTACCAGTCGCTGCACACGACGGTCATCGGCCCCAACGGCAAGCCGGTCGAACTCCAGATCCGCACGTTCGACATGCACCGCCGCGCCGAGTACGGCATCGCAGCGCACTGGAAGTACAAGCAGGAGGCCGTCGCCGGCGCCTCCAAGATCCGCACCGACGCGCCCCGGACGTCCGCGAAGGACAAGGACGCCATCAACGACATGGCGTGGCTGCGGCAGCTGCTGGACTGGCAGAAGGAGACCGAGGACCCGGGCGAGTTCCTGGAGTCCCTGCGCTTCGACCTGTCCCGCAACGAGGTCTTCGTCTTCACCCCCAAGGGCGATGTCATCGCCCTGCCGGCCGGCGCCACCCCGGTGGACTTCGCGTACGCCGTGCACACCGAGGTCGGCCACCGCACCATAGGGGCGCGGGTCAACGGACGGCTGGTCCCGCTGGAGTCCACCCTGGACAACGGCGACCTGGTTGAGGTGTTCACCTCCAAGGCGCCCGGCGCCGGCCCGTCCCGGGACTGGCTCGGCTTCGTCAAGTCGCCGCGGGCGCGCAACAAGATCCGCGCCTGGTTCTCCAAGGAGCGCCGGGACGAGGCGATCGAGCAGGGCAAGGACGCCATCGTGCGGGCCATGCGCAAGCAGAACCTGCCGATCCAGCGGATCCTCACCGGCGACTCGCTGGTCACGCTCGCGCACGAGATGCGCTACTCGGACATCTCCGCGCTGTACGCGGCGATCGGCGAGGGCCATGTCTCGGCGCAGAACATCGTGCAGAAGCTCGTCCAGGCGCTCGGCGGCGAGGAGGCGGCCACCGAGGAGATCGACGAGACGGTCCCGCCGTCCCGCGGCCGCGGGCGCAAGCGGCGCTCCACCGCCGACCCGGGCGTGGTCGTCAAGGGCGTCGACGACGTGTGGGTCAAGCTGGCCCGCTGCTGTACGCCGGTACCGGGAGACCCGATCATCGGCTTCGTCACCCGCGGCAGCGGCGTATCGGTTCACCGCAGCGACTGCGTCAACGTCGACTCGCTGTCCCGGGAGCCGGAGCGCATCCTCGACGTCGAGTGGGCGCCGACCCAGTCCTCGGTCTTCCTGGTCGCCATCCAGGTGGAGGCGCTGGACCGGTCCCGGCTGCTGTCGGACGTCACCCGGGTGCTGTCCGACCAGCACGTCAACATCCTGTCGGCGGCCGTGCAGACCTCCCGCGACCGGGTGGCCACCTCCCGCTTCACCTTCGAGATGGGGGACCCCAAGCACCTCGGCCACGTGCTGAAGGCGGTCCGGGGCGTGGAGGGCGTGTACGACGTGTACCGCGTGACATCCGGACGCAGCCGCTCGTAG
- the secF gene encoding protein translocase subunit SecF, translating into MSKLGTIGARLHRGEIAYDFVGKRMIWYGVSILITITAIVGLAVRGLNMGIEFEGGAVFTTPTKMNVSVAQAEEYANEASGHQAIVQKLGNDSLRIQIAGIDTGQSDRIKQELAKDLKLDPEKLAADLVGPSWGEQIANKAWEGLAIFMVLVVIYLAIAFEWRMAVAALVALIHDITITTGIYALVGFEVTPGTVIGLLTILGYSLYDTVVVFDSLKEQTKDLTKQTRFTYSEIANRSINGTLVRSVNTTVVALLPVAGLLFIGGGFLGAGTLNDISLSLFVGLAAGAYSSIFIATPLVADLKEREPAMKSLTKRVLAKRAQAAAEEDLAGVRATAGDDGDDGAPAVVGPRNQPARGRGRGRTSGKRR; encoded by the coding sequence ATGTCGAAACTCGGCACCATCGGCGCCCGGCTGCACCGCGGCGAGATCGCCTACGACTTCGTCGGCAAGCGGATGATCTGGTACGGCGTCTCGATCCTGATCACCATCACGGCCATCGTCGGCCTGGCGGTGCGCGGCCTGAACATGGGCATCGAGTTCGAGGGCGGCGCCGTCTTCACGACGCCCACGAAGATGAACGTCTCGGTGGCCCAGGCGGAGGAGTACGCCAACGAGGCCTCCGGCCACCAGGCCATCGTGCAGAAGCTGGGCAACGACAGCCTGCGCATCCAGATCGCCGGCATCGACACCGGCCAGTCCGACCGCATCAAGCAGGAGCTGGCCAAGGACCTGAAGCTCGACCCCGAGAAGCTGGCCGCCGACCTGGTCGGCCCGAGCTGGGGCGAGCAGATCGCCAACAAAGCCTGGGAGGGCCTGGCGATCTTCATGGTCCTCGTGGTGATCTACCTGGCGATCGCCTTCGAGTGGCGCATGGCCGTGGCCGCGCTGGTCGCGCTGATCCATGACATCACCATCACGACCGGTATCTACGCCCTGGTCGGCTTCGAGGTGACGCCCGGTACGGTCATCGGTCTGCTGACCATCCTCGGTTACTCGCTCTACGACACGGTCGTCGTCTTCGACAGCCTCAAGGAGCAGACGAAGGACCTCACCAAGCAGACCCGGTTCACCTACAGCGAGATCGCCAACCGCTCGATCAACGGCACCCTGGTCCGCTCCGTCAACACCACGGTCGTCGCGCTGCTGCCGGTCGCCGGTCTGCTCTTCATCGGCGGCGGCTTCCTCGGCGCGGGCACGCTCAACGACATCTCGCTGTCGCTGTTCGTGGGCCTCGCAGCCGGTGCCTACTCCTCGATCTTCATCGCCACCCCGCTCGTCGCCGACCTCAAGGAGCGCGAGCCGGCGATGAAGAGCCTCACCAAGCGGGTCCTGGCCAAGCGCGCCCAGGCCGCCGCGGAGGAGGACCTCGCCGGGGTCCGCGCCACCGCCGGTGACGACGGCGACGACGGCGCCCCCGCCGTCGTGGGCCCGCGCAACCAGCCCGCACGCGGCCGAGGCCGCGGCCGTACCTCCGGAAAGCGCCGATGA
- a CDS encoding adenine phosphoribosyltransferase — MTDIQELLLSRIRDVADYPEPGVVFKDITPLLADPAALTALTDALAQIAADTGATKVVGLEARGFILGAPVAVRAGLGFIPVRKAGKLPGATLRQAYDLEYGSAEIEVHAEDLAAGDRVLIVDDVLATGGTAEAAIQLIQRAGADVSGLAVLMELGFLNGRARLEAALDGAPLQALLQV, encoded by the coding sequence ATGACCGACATCCAGGAACTGCTGCTGAGCCGCATCCGCGATGTGGCCGACTACCCGGAGCCGGGCGTGGTGTTCAAGGACATCACCCCGCTCCTGGCCGACCCGGCGGCCTTGACCGCGCTCACCGACGCGCTGGCGCAGATCGCCGCCGACACCGGCGCGACCAAGGTCGTCGGCCTGGAGGCCCGGGGCTTCATCCTCGGCGCCCCGGTCGCCGTCCGCGCCGGCCTGGGCTTCATCCCGGTCCGCAAGGCGGGCAAGCTGCCCGGGGCCACCCTGCGCCAGGCCTACGACCTGGAGTACGGCTCGGCGGAGATCGAGGTGCACGCCGAGGACCTGGCCGCCGGCGACCGTGTGCTGATCGTGGACGACGTCCTGGCCACGGGCGGTACGGCCGAGGCGGCGATCCAGCTGATCCAGCGCGCCGGCGCCGACGTGTCCGGCCTCGCGGTGCTGATGGAGCTGGGCTTCCTGAACGGGCGCGCCCGGCTGGAGGCCGCGCTGGACGGGGCTCCGCTCCAGGCGCTGCTCCAGGTCTGA
- the secD gene encoding protein translocase subunit SecD, producing MAAPKRGRSASAPSKPGRSLALILIAIVALAGGMFASGHTTPRLGIDLAGGTSITLKAKADQGSAINKANMDTAVDIMNRRVNGLGVSEAEVQTQGDDNIIVNIPKGTNSKEAQEQVGTTAKLYFRPVLASEPSGPATKSPSPSASAKDGSSPKPGSSPSASASAGEKASGSGKETASGSASPSASATSQGRAVTDALKADSTPSPSGSASGSATPSATPSAPAGDGSGADAKLQAQYAALDCTKPTDRANAGKNAKPGRPTVACGQIDGAWYKYLLGPAAVDGTEVKKAQAVFDTQGAAGWQVQMNFTSKGAKKFADITGELASKPQPQNEFGIVLDGEVVSSPYVRQSITGGQAEISGSFQQDEAQSLANMLSYGALPLSFQEQSVTTVTAALGGEQLHAGLVAGAIGLALVVIYLVVYYRGLSIVAMASLLVSAILTYVIMSLLGPAINFALNLPAVCGAIVAIGITADSFIVYFERIRDEIREGRTLRPAVERAWPRARRTILVSDFVSFLAAAVLFVVTVGKVQGFAFTLGLTTLLDVVVVFFFTKPLMTLLARRKFFADGHKWSGLDPKSLGAKPPLRRTRRPAGPAAGPVDPKEA from the coding sequence TCGTGGCGCTCGCCGGAGGGATGTTCGCCTCCGGGCACACCACTCCGCGTCTCGGCATCGACCTCGCCGGTGGTACGAGCATCACGCTCAAGGCGAAGGCCGACCAGGGGTCCGCGATCAACAAGGCCAACATGGACACCGCGGTCGACATCATGAACCGCCGGGTCAACGGCCTGGGTGTCTCCGAGGCGGAGGTGCAGACCCAGGGGGACGACAACATCATCGTCAACATCCCCAAGGGCACCAACTCCAAGGAGGCCCAGGAGCAGGTAGGCACCACCGCCAAGCTGTACTTCCGGCCGGTCCTGGCGAGCGAGCCCAGCGGCCCCGCCACGAAGAGCCCGTCGCCGAGCGCGTCCGCCAAGGACGGCTCCTCGCCGAAGCCGGGCAGCAGCCCGTCGGCGTCCGCCTCGGCCGGCGAGAAGGCGTCCGGTTCCGGCAAGGAGACGGCGTCCGGTTCCGCGTCTCCCTCCGCCTCGGCCACTTCCCAGGGCCGCGCGGTCACCGACGCCCTGAAGGCCGACTCCACCCCCTCGCCGAGCGGCTCCGCCTCCGGCAGCGCCACGCCCTCGGCCACGCCCTCGGCTCCGGCCGGCGACGGCTCCGGCGCGGACGCCAAGCTCCAGGCGCAGTACGCGGCCCTGGACTGCACCAAGCCCACCGACCGGGCGAACGCCGGCAAGAACGCCAAGCCGGGCCGGCCCACCGTGGCCTGCGGCCAGATCGACGGCGCCTGGTACAAGTACCTGCTCGGCCCGGCCGCCGTGGACGGCACCGAGGTGAAGAAGGCGCAGGCCGTCTTCGACACCCAGGGCGCCGCCGGCTGGCAGGTCCAGATGAACTTCACCTCCAAGGGCGCCAAGAAGTTCGCCGACATCACCGGCGAGCTGGCCAGCAAGCCGCAGCCGCAGAACGAGTTCGGCATCGTCCTGGACGGCGAGGTCGTCTCCAGCCCGTACGTGCGGCAGTCCATCACCGGCGGCCAGGCGGAGATCTCCGGCAGCTTCCAGCAGGACGAGGCGCAGAGTCTCGCCAACATGCTGTCGTACGGCGCCCTGCCGCTGTCCTTCCAGGAGCAGTCCGTCACCACCGTCACCGCCGCGCTCGGCGGCGAGCAGCTGCACGCCGGTCTGGTCGCGGGCGCGATCGGCCTGGCGCTGGTCGTGATCTACCTGGTGGTCTACTACCGCGGCCTGTCGATCGTGGCCATGGCCTCGCTGCTGGTCTCCGCGATCCTCACCTACGTGATCATGTCGCTGCTCGGTCCGGCCATCAACTTCGCGCTGAACCTGCCGGCCGTGTGCGGCGCCATCGTCGCCATCGGTATCACCGCGGACTCGTTCATCGTGTACTTCGAGCGCATAAGGGACGAGATCCGTGAGGGCCGTACGCTGCGCCCCGCGGTGGAGCGGGCCTGGCCGCGCGCCCGGCGCACCATCCTGGTCTCCGACTTCGTGTCGTTCCTGGCCGCCGCCGTGCTGTTCGTCGTCACCGTCGGCAAGGTGCAGGGCTTCGCCTTCACGCTGGGCCTGACCACCCTGCTCGACGTGGTCGTGGTCTTCTTCTTCACCAAGCCGCTGATGACGCTCCTCGCCCGCCGCAAGTTCTTCGCCGACGGCCACAAGTGGTCCGGTCTCGACCCCAAGAGCCTGGGGGCCAAGCCCCCGCTGCGCCGTACCCGCCGTCCCGCCGGTCCCGCCGCCGGCCCCGTCGACCCGAAGGAGGCGTGA